In the Arthrobacter zhaoxinii genome, one interval contains:
- a CDS encoding alpha-amylase family glycosyl hydrolase — protein MTTPDWVDHVVWWQVYPLGFAGAEKAALPEQAPVQHGLAKLVPWLDYLVEMGASGLALGPVFASETHGYDTTDYYRIDPRLGDDADFDELVTQAHARGIRVLLDGVFNHTGRSFAPFRQALEQGPEAATADWFGITWPQGWTPGTEPDYADFEGHHHLVALNHAEPAVADFVADVMKHWLRRGADGWRLDAAYAVPSSFWAAVLDNVRSEFPEAYFVGEYIHGDYPADVLAGQLDSVTQYELWKAVWSSLAEANFYELAAALERHNTFLDTFVPLTFIGNHDVTRIASRLDPSGRLAHALVLLFTLPGTPVVYYGDEQGYRGIKEDRAGGDDDIRPSFPASPDELSAVGQPLYHLHQELIGLRRRHHWVHAARTRVHTLANEQLVYEVYDAGHSLFVAMNLADTSVTVQVPAAARDVLAGAGGLDGTGGRLALQALGWAVLGPAS, from the coding sequence ATGACGACGCCGGACTGGGTGGATCACGTGGTGTGGTGGCAGGTCTACCCGCTGGGCTTCGCCGGCGCCGAGAAGGCGGCTCTTCCGGAGCAGGCCCCCGTGCAGCACGGGCTGGCGAAGCTGGTCCCGTGGCTGGATTACCTCGTGGAGATGGGCGCCTCCGGGCTCGCCCTCGGGCCGGTGTTTGCCTCCGAGACCCACGGGTACGACACCACGGACTACTACCGCATCGACCCTCGGCTGGGCGACGACGCAGATTTCGACGAACTGGTGACGCAGGCGCACGCCCGCGGAATCCGGGTCCTGCTGGACGGCGTCTTCAACCACACCGGCCGCTCCTTCGCACCCTTCCGGCAGGCGCTGGAGCAGGGCCCGGAGGCGGCGACGGCGGACTGGTTCGGCATCACCTGGCCGCAGGGCTGGACACCAGGGACCGAACCGGACTACGCGGACTTCGAGGGCCACCACCACCTGGTTGCCCTGAACCACGCCGAGCCGGCCGTGGCGGACTTCGTGGCCGACGTGATGAAGCACTGGCTGCGCCGCGGCGCGGACGGCTGGCGCCTGGATGCCGCCTACGCCGTGCCGTCGTCGTTCTGGGCCGCCGTGCTGGACAATGTGCGCAGCGAGTTCCCCGAAGCTTATTTCGTCGGGGAGTACATCCACGGCGACTATCCGGCGGACGTGCTCGCCGGCCAGCTGGATTCCGTGACCCAGTATGAACTGTGGAAGGCGGTCTGGAGTTCCCTTGCCGAGGCGAACTTCTACGAACTGGCGGCCGCACTGGAGCGGCACAACACCTTCCTGGACACCTTCGTTCCGCTGACGTTCATCGGCAACCATGACGTGACCCGCATTGCCAGCCGGCTGGACCCCTCCGGCAGGCTGGCACACGCGCTGGTGCTCCTGTTCACCCTGCCGGGCACTCCGGTGGTCTATTACGGCGACGAGCAGGGGTACCGCGGCATCAAGGAAGACCGCGCCGGGGGAGACGACGACATCCGTCCGTCCTTCCCCGCTTCGCCGGACGAGCTCTCGGCGGTCGGGCAGCCGCTCTACCATCTGCACCAGGAACTGATCGGGCTGCGGCGCCGGCACCACTGGGTGCATGCCGCCCGCACCCGGGTACACACACTGGCCAACGAGCAGCTCGTCTACGAGGTGTACGACGCCGGCCACTCGCTCTTCGTGGCCATGAACCTCGCGGACACCTCGGTCACCGTGCAGGTGCCGGCCGCCGCCCGGGACGTCCTCGCCGGTGCAGGCGGGCTGGACGGAACGGGCGGGCGGCTGGCTCTGCAGGCGCTGGGCTGGGCCGTTCTCGGCCCTGCGTCTTAG
- a CDS encoding SDR family NAD(P)-dependent oxidoreductase: MKLNNKTAIITGGAGGIGQGIVRRFLAEGAKVAVVDIDQAQGDKLLADLEGKGEVIFIAKDISLAENAAAIVAETVERFGGLDILVNNAHASKQAPIMETTPEIWDLSFNTGTMATFHLMRAAYPELKKTRGSIINFGSGAGIKGLPNQVAYAAAKEAIRAISRTAANEWAVDGIRVNVVSPVALTPGIVQWSKAFPEAYQEVVDGVPLGRLGDPETDIAPIVVFLASEDSQYLTGQTLMADGGTIKLY, from the coding sequence ATGAAACTGAACAACAAGACCGCGATCATCACCGGAGGCGCCGGCGGCATCGGCCAGGGCATTGTCCGGCGGTTCCTCGCCGAGGGCGCCAAGGTGGCAGTAGTGGACATCGACCAGGCGCAGGGCGACAAGCTCCTGGCCGATCTGGAGGGCAAGGGAGAGGTCATCTTCATTGCCAAGGACATCTCGCTGGCCGAAAACGCCGCAGCCATCGTGGCCGAAACCGTGGAGCGCTTCGGCGGCCTGGACATCCTGGTCAACAACGCGCACGCCTCCAAGCAGGCACCCATCATGGAAACCACGCCGGAGATCTGGGACCTGTCCTTCAACACGGGCACCATGGCGACCTTCCACCTGATGCGCGCCGCCTACCCGGAGCTGAAGAAGACCCGCGGCAGCATCATCAACTTCGGCTCCGGCGCCGGTATCAAGGGCCTGCCGAACCAGGTGGCCTACGCAGCGGCTAAGGAAGCCATCCGCGCCATCTCCCGCACCGCGGCCAATGAATGGGCCGTGGACGGCATCCGCGTGAACGTCGTCTCCCCCGTCGCGCTCACTCCCGGCATTGTCCAGTGGAGCAAGGCGTTCCCGGAGGCCTACCAGGAAGTTGTCGACGGCGTCCCGCTGGGCCGCCTGGGCGATCCCGAAACGGACATTGCCCCCATCGTCGTCTTCCTTGCCAGCGAGGATTCGCAGTACCTGACCGGCCAGACCCTCATGGCCGACGGCGGCACCATCAAGCTGTACTAG
- a CDS encoding TetR/AcrR family transcriptional regulator, which translates to MSRNLPLSPAAIAAAAVRIADADGLDAVSMRRVAAEFGVSAMALYRHVADRSALLLLMAEAAAGDYALLPGRGLGWQETLEHLADAQWRAFTAHPWLLRIVLTPRRLVNMATPAEVELVLTRLRSAGLSEEDGFDCLLGISAAVIGTAAITTAAHSGAPEKSGQAAAGHSRWTADDAVEHPQAARFQARGISYPDSRRSLEFFVANFIAGVEQNLNKAPDADKPSGFTEGSK; encoded by the coding sequence TTGTCCCGGAACCTGCCCCTCAGCCCCGCTGCTATAGCTGCGGCCGCCGTCCGCATCGCTGACGCGGACGGTTTGGATGCGGTATCCATGCGCCGGGTGGCGGCTGAGTTCGGGGTTTCCGCCATGGCGCTCTACCGCCATGTGGCGGACCGCAGTGCCCTGCTGCTGCTGATGGCCGAGGCCGCGGCCGGGGATTACGCGCTCCTGCCGGGACGCGGCCTGGGCTGGCAGGAAACCCTCGAACATCTGGCCGACGCCCAATGGCGTGCCTTCACGGCGCACCCCTGGCTGCTGCGCATTGTCCTGACTCCGCGGCGGCTCGTGAACATGGCAACGCCGGCCGAGGTGGAACTGGTCCTTACCCGCCTGCGCTCCGCCGGCCTCAGTGAAGAAGACGGCTTTGACTGCCTGCTGGGCATCTCGGCGGCCGTGATCGGCACGGCTGCCATCACGACGGCGGCACATTCCGGGGCACCGGAGAAGTCCGGGCAGGCAGCAGCCGGGCATAGCCGCTGGACCGCGGACGATGCAGTGGAGCATCCGCAGGCAGCCCGGTTCCAGGCCCGGGGCATCAGCTATCCGGACTCGCGCCGGTCACTGGAGTTCTTCGTCGCGAACTTCATTGCCGGCGTCGAACAGAACCTCAACAAAGCTCCGGACGCTGACAAACCGTCCGGTTTTACGGAAGGAAGCAAATGA
- the kdpF gene encoding K(+)-transporting ATPase subunit F codes for MIVFNVLALCLGVAAAGYLLVALIRPERF; via the coding sequence GTGATCGTTTTCAACGTCCTGGCGCTCTGCCTCGGGGTGGCCGCCGCCGGCTACCTCCTGGTTGCTCTTATCCGCCCGGAGCGGTTCTGA
- the kdpA gene encoding potassium-transporting ATPase subunit KdpA has protein sequence MGGWVTVAQALSLVVLLAAVYRPLGDYMARLYSSEKHLRVERGFYRLAGVDGSSGQAWQSYLRGVLVFSGASMLLLYLLQRVQPLLPGSLGLPAVPEALSFNTAASFVANTNWQSYSPEVTMGYAVQMLGLAVQNFLSAAVGLAVAVALIRGLAGRNSSTIGNFWVDLTRGVLRLLLPGAVLGAMVLMIGGVIQNFNGFTSVTNLIGGTSTIPGGPVASQEAIKLLGTNGGGFFNANSAHPFENPSGWTNLVEIFLMLVIPFSLPRTFGTMVGDRRQGYAILAAMAAIFTVSLAAMTAFEFGAADGAAGSMEGKEQRFGIAASTLFGSTSTLTSTGAVNAMHDSFSPLGGMMAMLNMMLGEVAPGGVGSGLYGMLILAIITAFVAGLLVGRTPEYLGKKIGPKEIKLASLYILTMPTLVLAGTALSFAVPGIRADIEGTSILNTGLHGFSEVLYAFTSAANNNGSAFAGLTANTPWLNTALGVAMLVGRFLPMIFVIALAGAFAEQGKVPASAGTLPTHRPQSVTLLCGVTVIVTALTFFPVLALGPLAEGLQ, from the coding sequence ATGGGCGGGTGGGTAACGGTTGCGCAGGCCCTTAGCCTGGTGGTCCTGCTTGCTGCGGTCTACCGGCCGCTCGGCGACTACATGGCCCGGCTCTACTCCTCCGAAAAGCACCTCCGCGTGGAGCGCGGCTTCTACCGCCTGGCCGGAGTGGACGGTTCCTCCGGCCAGGCCTGGCAGAGCTACCTGCGCGGCGTCCTGGTGTTCTCCGGAGCGAGCATGCTCCTGCTCTACCTGCTCCAGCGCGTCCAGCCGCTGCTGCCGGGCTCGCTCGGACTTCCGGCGGTGCCCGAGGCCCTGTCCTTCAACACGGCGGCGTCCTTCGTGGCCAACACCAACTGGCAGTCCTACTCGCCGGAAGTGACCATGGGCTACGCGGTGCAGATGCTCGGCCTCGCTGTGCAGAACTTCCTCTCGGCAGCCGTGGGACTGGCCGTGGCCGTGGCATTGATCCGCGGCCTGGCCGGACGCAACTCATCCACCATCGGCAACTTCTGGGTGGACCTGACCCGCGGCGTGCTGCGGCTGCTGCTGCCCGGGGCAGTCCTGGGTGCGATGGTGCTGATGATCGGCGGCGTGATCCAGAACTTCAACGGCTTCACCTCGGTCACCAACCTCATCGGCGGCACCTCTACCATCCCCGGCGGGCCGGTGGCCTCCCAGGAAGCCATCAAGCTGCTGGGCACCAACGGCGGCGGCTTCTTCAACGCCAACTCCGCCCATCCGTTTGAGAATCCCAGCGGGTGGACCAACCTGGTGGAGATCTTCCTGATGCTCGTTATCCCGTTCAGCCTGCCCCGCACGTTCGGCACCATGGTGGGGGACCGCCGGCAGGGGTACGCCATCCTGGCGGCCATGGCTGCAATCTTCACGGTGTCGCTGGCCGCGATGACGGCCTTCGAATTCGGTGCCGCGGACGGTGCAGCCGGTTCCATGGAAGGAAAGGAACAGCGGTTCGGCATCGCCGCGTCCACGCTCTTCGGCTCGACCAGCACCCTGACATCCACCGGTGCGGTGAACGCCATGCATGACAGCTTCAGCCCGCTGGGCGGCATGATGGCCATGCTGAACATGATGCTCGGCGAAGTCGCCCCCGGCGGCGTCGGCTCCGGACTCTACGGCATGCTGATCCTGGCAATCATCACCGCCTTCGTGGCCGGCCTCCTGGTGGGACGCACCCCGGAGTACCTCGGCAAGAAGATCGGTCCGAAGGAAATCAAACTCGCCAGCCTGTACATCCTCACCATGCCGACCCTGGTCCTGGCGGGAACTGCGTTGAGCTTCGCGGTCCCGGGCATCCGGGCCGACATCGAGGGCACCTCCATCCTGAACACCGGACTCCACGGGTTCAGCGAGGTCCTGTACGCCTTCACGTCCGCGGCCAACAACAACGGCTCCGCGTTCGCCGGGCTTACGGCCAACACCCCGTGGCTGAACACGGCACTCGGCGTGGCCATGCTCGTGGGACGCTTCCTGCCGATGATCTTCGTGATCGCCCTGGCCGGAGCCTTTGCCGAGCAGGGCAAGGTCCCCGCCTCGGCCGGCACCCTGCCCACCCACCGGCCGCAGTCCGTGACGCTGCTGTGCGGCGTCACCGTGATCGTGACCGCCCTGACCTTCTTTCCCGTACTCGCGCTGGGTCCCCTGGCGGAAGGACTGCAATAA
- the kdpB gene encoding potassium-transporting ATPase subunit KdpB, which yields MSTLTKPLESEAAPAPAPAARGITAGSLAAALPGAFRKMDPRLMVRTPVMFIVEIGAVLITAIAVAEPFLGGPQDSGGTPVPGAFSWLIAGWLWATVIFANLAEAVAEGRGKAQAASLRNSRATTTAYRVEGYDSGRDPAALGAAVSEVPSADLGLDDVVVVVAGQIIPGDGDIIDGIASVDESAITGESAPVVRESGGDRSAVTGGTRVLSDRIVVRITSKPGETFVDRMIRLVEGAARQKTPNEIALNILLATLSLVFIVVVLTLNPLAGYSSATVSIPVLVALLVCLIPTTIGALLSAIGIAGMDRLVQRNVLAMSGRAVEAAGDVTTLLLDKTGTITYGNRQAAGFIPINGTESTDLIDAAVLSSFGDPTPEGKSVVELAAAKGCRPEPPAGSVSVPFTAQTRMSGMDFPDGAKIRKGASSAILDWTAESGGIEVDVLMAVEDQVKKISTGGGTPLLVAVRDADGGTRVLGVVHLKDVVKEGLKERFTQLRAMGIRTVMITGDNPYTAKAIAAEAGVDDFLAEATPEDKMALIRREQAGGHLVAMTGDGTNDAPALAQADVGVAMNTGTSAAKEAGNMVDLDSDPTKLIDIVGIGKQLLITRGALTTFSIANDIAKYFAIIPAMFVGVFPGLAALNLMQLHSPASAILSAVIFNAVIIVALIPLALRGVKYRAAGSSSILSRNLLIYGVGGVIAPFIGIKLIDLLISLIPGF from the coding sequence ATGTCCACACTTACCAAACCCCTGGAGTCCGAAGCGGCCCCGGCACCGGCTCCTGCCGCCCGCGGCATCACCGCTGGATCGCTGGCCGCCGCCCTGCCCGGAGCCTTCCGGAAAATGGACCCGCGGCTGATGGTCCGCACCCCGGTGATGTTCATTGTCGAAATCGGAGCCGTCCTGATCACTGCAATCGCCGTCGCCGAACCCTTCCTCGGCGGTCCGCAGGATTCCGGCGGCACCCCCGTTCCCGGCGCGTTCTCCTGGCTGATCGCCGGCTGGCTCTGGGCCACCGTCATTTTCGCCAACCTCGCTGAAGCGGTGGCCGAGGGCCGCGGCAAGGCGCAGGCTGCCAGCCTGCGCAACAGCCGGGCCACCACCACCGCCTACCGGGTGGAGGGCTACGACTCCGGCCGTGATCCCGCCGCCCTCGGGGCCGCCGTCTCAGAGGTCCCCTCGGCCGATCTGGGCCTGGACGACGTGGTGGTGGTCGTAGCCGGGCAGATCATTCCCGGCGACGGCGACATCATTGACGGCATTGCCTCGGTGGACGAATCGGCAATCACCGGCGAATCCGCCCCGGTGGTCCGCGAATCCGGCGGCGACCGCTCGGCCGTCACCGGCGGCACCCGCGTCCTGTCGGACCGGATAGTTGTCCGGATCACCAGCAAACCCGGTGAAACCTTCGTGGACCGGATGATCCGGCTCGTCGAAGGTGCCGCACGGCAGAAGACGCCCAACGAGATTGCGCTGAATATTCTCCTGGCCACCCTGTCCCTGGTCTTCATCGTGGTGGTGCTGACGCTCAACCCGCTGGCCGGCTACTCGTCTGCCACGGTCAGCATCCCGGTCCTGGTGGCCCTGCTGGTCTGCCTGATCCCCACGACCATCGGCGCGCTGCTTTCCGCCATCGGCATTGCCGGCATGGACCGCCTGGTCCAGCGCAATGTCCTGGCCATGTCCGGCCGCGCCGTGGAGGCCGCCGGTGACGTCACCACGCTGCTGCTCGATAAAACGGGCACCATCACGTACGGCAACCGCCAGGCCGCCGGGTTCATCCCGATCAACGGCACCGAGAGCACCGACCTGATCGACGCCGCCGTGCTGTCCTCCTTCGGTGATCCCACCCCGGAGGGCAAGTCGGTGGTGGAGCTGGCTGCCGCGAAGGGCTGCCGGCCGGAACCGCCGGCGGGCTCCGTGAGTGTGCCGTTCACTGCCCAGACGAGGATGAGCGGCATGGACTTCCCCGACGGAGCGAAGATCCGCAAGGGAGCGTCCTCGGCCATCCTGGACTGGACCGCCGAATCCGGCGGAATAGAGGTGGACGTCCTGATGGCCGTCGAGGACCAGGTCAAGAAGATCTCCACCGGGGGCGGCACTCCGCTGCTGGTGGCGGTCCGGGACGCCGACGGCGGCACCCGGGTGCTCGGCGTCGTCCACCTCAAGGACGTGGTTAAGGAGGGTCTGAAGGAACGCTTCACCCAGCTGCGGGCCATGGGCATCCGCACCGTCATGATCACCGGCGACAACCCGTACACCGCCAAGGCCATTGCCGCCGAGGCGGGAGTGGACGACTTCCTCGCCGAAGCCACCCCCGAAGACAAGATGGCCCTGATCCGCCGCGAACAGGCCGGCGGGCACCTGGTGGCGATGACCGGTGACGGCACCAACGACGCCCCGGCACTGGCCCAGGCCGACGTCGGGGTGGCCATGAACACCGGCACCTCCGCGGCCAAGGAAGCCGGCAACATGGTGGACCTGGACTCGGACCCCACCAAGCTGATCGACATCGTCGGCATCGGCAAACAGCTGCTCATCACCCGCGGCGCGCTGACCACCTTCTCCATCGCCAACGACATTGCCAAGTACTTCGCCATCATCCCGGCCATGTTCGTAGGCGTCTTCCCGGGCCTGGCCGCGCTGAACCTGATGCAGCTGCATTCGCCGGCCTCGGCCATCCTCTCCGCGGTGATCTTCAACGCGGTAATCATCGTGGCACTGATTCCGCTGGCGCTGCGCGGCGTGAAGTACCGGGCCGCCGGATCCTCCTCGATCCTCAGCCGCAACCTGCTGATCTACGGGGTGGGCGGAGTGATTGCTCCGTTCATCGGGATCAAGCTCATCGACCTCCTGATCAGCCTGATCCCGGGGTTCTGA